GCGCACCCGGCGGTCGACGGACTCGACGAGGTCGAGATCGGCCGCGGTGCCGCCGCGGACGCCGTCGACGGCGGGCAGCGCGGACCGGTCGACGACGCCGGAGAGGCGCATGGTCGGGTGCAGCGTGAACCCGGCCCGGCGGTAGCGCCGCAGCGCCTGCGGGTCGGGGCGCGACGTCAGCAGGCCGCGCAGGCACCCGGCGCCGTAGCCGACGGCGGCGTCGAGCAGGGCGGCGCCGATGCCGCGGCGCTGGTGATCGGGGTGGACGGCGTACTCGGACAGCACCCAGAGCAGGTCGCGGCGCAGCGCGACGGCCACGCCCACGACCGCGCCGTCCCCGTCGGCCACCCAGCAGCCGCCCGGGTCGGTCGTCAGCAGGTGTCCGGTGCGGCCGGACCAGCGCCGCCGCGCCGCCTCGGTCCGCTCGACGCCGTATGCGAGCGCCGTCAGCCGTTCCGCCGCGTCGACGTCGTCGGGGCGCATCGGCCGGATCCGCATGACCCCAGACCACCAGGTCCGGCGCCGCCGCGCCAGCGCTCAGCCGGTGCCCATCTCCTCGCGGTCGAAGATGATCTCGCCGCGGACGTACGTGGTGCGGACCCGCAGGTCGGCGTCCAGAACGACGATGTCGGCCACGCGGCCGGGGGTCAGGCGGCCGCGGTCGGCCAGCCCGAGCGAGTCCGCGGGGACGGCCGACGCCATCCGCAGGGCGTCGGAGAGGGAGATGCCGCCGTCGCGGACGACGGTGCGCACGGCGTCGCTGAGCCGGGTGACGCCGCCCGCGACCGCGCCCTCCGCGGTCCGCACCGCGGTCTCGGCCACCTCGACCTCGGTGCGGTCCCAGCGCCGCTGCCGTCCCAGCGGCAGGCCGGCCACCTCGCATCCGTCGCTGACCAGCATGAGCCGCTCCCAACCGGCGACGTCGAGGGCGAACCGGAGCATCTCCGGCGCGACGTGGACGCCGTCGCCGATCAGCTCGCACCGCACCCGCGGGTCGGTGAGCAGCGCCGGAACCGGGCCGGGCGCGCGGTGGTGGATCGGCGGCAGCGCGTTGTACAGGTGCGCGGCGCGGTCCAGCCCGCGCCCGATGGCGGCCTTGGCCTGCTGGAACGAGGCGGCGGAGTGGCCCAGCGACGGGTGCACGCCGGCGTCGGCCAGCCGGGCGACGGTGTCCATGCCGTCGGGCAGTTCGGGCGCCAGCGTCACCACCTGGACGGCGCCGTCGCCGGCCTCCAGCAGCGCGTCGACCGCCTCCGGCGACGGCAGCCGCAGGTGCTCGCGCTGGTGCGCGCCGCGGTGGGCGTCGGAGAGGAACGGTCCCTCGACGTGGATGCCGAGCAGTTCGATGCCCAGCCCGCCGGCCAGCCGGCCGCGCAGGGCCGCCAGCCCGGCCAGCGTCTGGTGCAGCTGGGTGGTCTCGACACTGGTCGTGGTGGCCAGACAGGCGGTGACGCCGCCGGCGGCCAGCCAGCGTGAGATGCGGGTTCCGGACGCGGCGTCGGCGGTCATGAAGCTCTCGCCCAGGCCGCCATGGACGTGGGTGTCGACGAAGCCCGGCGCGATGACGTGCCCGGTGACGTCGTGGACGATGTCGACCCGGACCGCGTCGGTGGGCTCGGTGCCGGCGGGGACCTCGCCGGCGGCGATGGTCTGGACGACGCCGTTGCCGAACACCACGGTGCCCGGCGCCAGCCGGCCGTCGGCCCACAGGAGCGTGCCGCCGGTCAGCGCGGTGCGCACCGGCTTCTTCCGCCGAGGCGCGGGCTGCTCGCGTTCGGGGAGGTCGCCCGGCCAGGACTCGCCTCCGGCCGGGGCCGTCACGGCGCACCTCCGCGCCGCCCGGCGACGACCACGTTCTCTGCCCCAGACTTCACCAGCGCGACCCCGCTTCCCATAGCCGCTGGTCACGTCATTCGCCCGGACGATACCCGACATAGTCGCCCGCCTAACCAGCGGGACCCGGTGGATCCGGTCCGGCGGGCCGGAAGCCCGATACGGCATGCTTCTGGGTCATGCGGATCCTGGTTGCACCGGACAAGTTCGCTGGCACACTCACCGCCGTCGAGGCGGCCGACGCCATCGCCGAGGGCTGGCGGCGCTGCGCGCCCGGCGACGACGTCGTCACGGTCCCGATGGCCGACGGCGGGCCCGGCTTCGTCGACGTCCTGCATTCCAGCCTGGGCGGCGAGCTGCTCGCCGCCACCGTCAGCGGGCCGCTCGGCGAGCCCGTCCCGGCGACGTTCCTGCTGGCCGGCGACGCCGCGTACATCGAGTCGGCGCAGGCCTGCGGGCTGGCGCTGCTGCCGCTGTCCGACGACGGTCGCACGCCGGTCCCGGGCGTCGCGGCGCGGGCGTCCACGTACGGCGTCGGCGAGCTGATCGCGCACGCCGTCGACGCAGGGGCCCGGCGGGTCGTGGTGGGGCTGGGCGGGTCGGGGACGAACGACGGCGGCGCGGGCCTGCTCGCGGCGCTGGGCGCGGTGGCGACGCCGTCCGAGGCGCTGCGGGGCGGGCCGGAGTCCCTGGCCGGGCTGTCGGCGCTGGACCTCGCGCCGGCGAAGGCCCGGCTGGACGGCGTCGAGCTGGTCGCCGCGTCCGACGTCGACAACCCGCTGCTGGGGCTGCGCGGCGCCACCAACGTGTTCGGGCCGCAGAAGGGCCTCGTCTCCGACTCCGACCGTCTGGCCGCCGACGGCGCGCTGACGACGTTCGCCGACCTCGCCGACCGGCGCGTCGCCGACCACCGGGGCGCGGGCGCGGCGGGCGGGCTGGGCTACGGGCTGCTGCTGCTCGGCGGCGTCCGCGAGCCCGGCTTCGACACCGTCGCGCACGCCGTCGGGCTGCCCGAGCTGGTCGCCGGCGTCGACCTCGTCATCACGGGGGAGGGGAAGCTGGACTGGCAGTCGATGAGCGGCAAGGTCGTGTCCGGGCTGGCCGCGCTGGCCGGGCCGGCGCTGCGCCCGTGCCTCGCGTTCGCCGGCGCCGTGCAGGTCGGCAACCGCGAGCTGCGCGCCAACGGTATCGAGGCCGCGTACGCGATGGTCGACATCGTCGGCGCCGACGCCTCGTTCGGCCGGCCGCGGGAGAGCCTGGCCGCCGTCGCCGAGCGGGTCGCGAGGACCTGGAGCCGGTGAAGGAATGTCCTTCGGCCGGGTCGCGTTGTAGCGTGGAGACGTAGTCGACCACCGAGCGGGAGAACGAGATGACGGTTCAGGATCAGGTCACCGACGGTGTCGTGCTGACGGACGGCGCGGCGTCCAAGGTGAAGGCGCTGCTCGACCAGGAGGGCCGCGACGACCTGGCGCTGCGCATCGCCGTTCAGCCCGGTGGCTGTTCGGGCCTGCGCTACCAGCTGTTCTTCGACGAGCGGTCGCTCGACGGCGACGTCGTCAAGGACTTCAGCGGCGTCAACGTCGTGGTCGACCGCATGAGCGCCCCGTACCTCGGTGGCGCCACCATCGACTTCGTCGACAGCATCGAGAAGCAGGGGTTCACCATCGACAACCCCAACGCCGGCGGGTCCTGCGCCTGCGGCGACTCCTTCCACTGACCACCGCCTGAGCCCCCGCCGTCGCTCGACGGCGGGGGCTTTCGCGCGTCTCAGCGCAGGCGGCGGACGGTGTAGGCGGTGCCGTCGGCGCCCACGTACTCGTGCGAGCGCATGCGGCACCACGCCGGCACGTCCGAGGCCGCCGCGGGGTCGTCGGCCAGCACCGTCACCGTCCGTCCCACCTCCACGTCGCCGATGTGCCGGGCCAGCTCGATGATCGGCAGCGGGCAGCGCATGCCCAGGCAGTCGAGCACCAGTGTCGCGTCCGTCACAGTGCCTCCAGTCCGGACCGCAGCCGGGTGACGACGTCCGCCACCGCCGCGAGGAAGCGGTCGACGTCGGCGCGGGTGGCATCGCGGGTCAGCGAGACCCGCACGTTGCCGTGCGTCAGCGCGCCCATCGCCGCCAGCACGTGGCTCGGCCGCAGCGTGCTGGACGTGCACGACGACCCGCTGGAGATCGCGAACCCGGCCCGGTCCAGCTCGCTGACCAGCGCTTCGCCGTCGAGGTAGAGGCACGAGAAGGTCACCAGGTGCGGGAGCCGCAGCGTCGGATGGCCGACCACCTCGACGTCGGCCAGCAGCCGCGGGACCTGGGCGCGGACATGGTCGACCAGCTCGCGCTGGCGGGCCGCGACGGCCTCGGCCTCGTCGTGGACCGCGCGCAACGCCGCGGCCGCCGCCAGCGCGGCGGGCACATTCTCGAACCCCGGCGCCCGGCCGCCGCCGCGCTCGTCGTCGGGCAGCGGCGAGCGCCAGCGCACGTTCCGGCGCACCGCGAGGACGCCGACGCCGGCCGGCCCGCCCCACTTGTGCGCGCTGGCCGTCAGCACCGACCAGCGCCGCGGGAGCGCGACCCGGCCGACCGCCTGCGCGGCGTCGACCAGCAGCGGGACGCCCCGCTCGGCGCAGTGCCCGCCCACCTCGTCGACCGGCTGGACGGTGCCGACCTCGTGGTTGGCCGCCTGCAGGCAGGCCAGCGCGGTGTCGTCGCTGACGGCGCCGGCGAACGCGGCGGCGTCGACCAGGCCGTCGTGGTCGACGCCCACCTCCGTCGTCGTGGTGCCCTCGTGCCTGGCCAGGTGGGCGGCCGACTGCAGCACCGCGGAGTGCTCGACGGCGGACACCGCGACCACCCGCGGGCCGTCACCCTGACGCCGTCGGGCCAGCGTCGTGCCCAGCACGCCCAGCTGCACCGCCTGCGTCCCGCTGGCCGTGAACGTCACCTCGTCCGGCCGGGCGCCGACCACCGCGGCGACGATCTCGCGGGCGTTGTCCAGCAGCAGCCGGGAGCGACGCGCCGCACCGTACAGGCGGGCCGGATCGGCCCAGCCCTCGTCGGCGGCGGTCAGCAGGACCTCGCGGGCCGCGGGATGCAGCGGCTCCGTCGAGGCCGCGTCGAAGTACCCCGCCGGAGCGGCCCCGGAGCGCTCCGACACGCCGCGCGTGCTCATCGTGTACCTCCTGGAAAGACGGCGAAGGGCTACCGCTAGGGTTGGGCGCGACAGGTGAAGTTTGCTCTCGCCACGGTGCCGGTTGCCAATCCGCCCGCCCTGGTGAGCGGGTCGAAAGAGAAGGGCGCCTCGTGAGTCAGTCTGGCAGGGTCCGACCGGCGCGTCGCCGGGCTGTGACCGCCGCCGTTCTCCTCCTCGGCACGATCCTCGTGCTGGGTGGTTGCTCGGCACAGCAGCGCGACGAATGGTCGCGGCTGGCGCTCCCCGAGGGCGCCACCAAAGAGACGCCGCTGATCGGCAACCTGTGGATCGGCGCCTGGATCGCCGCGTTCGCGGTCGGCGCCCTGGTCTGGGGCCTGATCATCTGGGCGGTCATCGCCTACCGCCGCCGCGGCGACGAACTGCCGAAGCAGACACGGTTCAACATCCCGATCGAGTTCCTCTACACGGTCGCGCCGCTGTTCGTGCTGGTCCCGCTCTTCTACTACACGGCCGACCACCAGGAACAGCTCACCGACACGTCGCAGGAGCCCGACCTCGTGGTCAACGTCATCGGCCAGCAGTGGTCGTGGACGTTCAACTACATGGACGAAGACGTCCACGACGTCGGCACCATCAACGACCGGCCCACGCTGTACCTGCCGGTCAACCAGACCGTCCGTTTCGACCTCGAGTCGCCCGACGTCATCCACTCGTTCTGGGTCCCGGCGTTCTACATGAAGATGGACGTCATCCCGGGCCACCCGAACGCCTTCCAGGTGACACCCGACCGCGAGGGCTCCTACGCGGGCCGCTGCGCCGAGCTCTGCGGCGCTTACCACCAGTCCATGCTGTTCAACGTCGAGGTCGTCTCCGAGCAGGAGTACCAGGACCACATCGAGCAGCTGCGCGAGACCGGCCAGGAGGGCATCATCGAGCCGCCCATCCGCGGCGCCTTCGACGACAAGGTGCTGGACGACAAGAACACCGGCCCCACGGGTGGTGACCACGAGTGACGACGTATCTCGAGCGCACCGCGGCCGCGGGCGCCGTCGCCCGGCCGAAGCGCAAGGGCAACGTGGTGGTGCGGTGGATCACGTCCACCGACCACAAGATCATCGGGTACATGTACCTGATCGCGTCGTTCGGGTTCTTCCTGTTCGGCGGCGTGCTGGCGCTGCTCATCCGGGCCGAGCTCTACTCGCCCGGTCGCCAGGTGGTCAGCGACGAGCTGTACAACCAGCTGTTCACCATGCACGGCACGATCATGCTGCTGCTGTTCGCGACACCGCTGTTCATCGGCTTCGGCAACATCATCGTGCCGTTGCAGATCGGCGCGCCCGACGTCGCGTTCCCGCGGCTGAACATGTTCAGCTTCTACCTGTTCGTGTTCGGCGGGCTGATCGTCTGCGCCGGCTTCATCACCCCGGGCGGTGCGGCCGACTTCGGCTGGTTCGCGTACGCGCCATTGCACAACACCGTCTACAGTCCGAACGTCGGTGGTGACCTCTGGGTCGCCGGCCTGGCGATGAGCGGTTTCGGCACCATCTTCGGCGCCGTCAACTTCATCACCACCATCGTGTGCATGCGCGCGCCGGGCATGACGATGTTCCGGATGCCGATCTTCACCTGGAACATCCTCATCACCAGCATCCTGGTGCTGATCGCGTTCCCGCTGCTCGCGGCCGCGCTGTTCGCGATGTT
This Jiangella alba DNA region includes the following protein-coding sequences:
- a CDS encoding GNAT family N-acetyltransferase yields the protein MRIRPMRPDDVDAAERLTALAYGVERTEAARRRWSGRTGHLLTTDPGGCWVADGDGAVVGVAVALRRDLLWVLSEYAVHPDHQRRGIGAALLDAAVGYGAGCLRGLLTSRPDPQALRRYRRAGFTLHPTMRLSGVVDRSALPAVDGVRGGTAADLDLVESVDRRVRGATHRPDHAFVLASSRLLVCDLLTGSGYVFLADWGVERLAATNRAVAQRLLWAALAATTPGSPVDVRNLTSDQEWAVDVGFAAGLRLDHDAYLALRHLRPPAPYVPSTAFG
- the nagA gene encoding N-acetylglucosamine-6-phosphate deacetylase; protein product: MTAPAGGESWPGDLPEREQPAPRRKKPVRTALTGGTLLWADGRLAPGTVVFGNGVVQTIAAGEVPAGTEPTDAVRVDIVHDVTGHVIAPGFVDTHVHGGLGESFMTADAASGTRISRWLAAGGVTACLATTTSVETTQLHQTLAGLAALRGRLAGGLGIELLGIHVEGPFLSDAHRGAHQREHLRLPSPEAVDALLEAGDGAVQVVTLAPELPDGMDTVARLADAGVHPSLGHSAASFQQAKAAIGRGLDRAAHLYNALPPIHHRAPGPVPALLTDPRVRCELIGDGVHVAPEMLRFALDVAGWERLMLVSDGCEVAGLPLGRQRRWDRTEVEVAETAVRTAEGAVAGGVTRLSDAVRTVVRDGGISLSDALRMASAVPADSLGLADRGRLTPGRVADIVVLDADLRVRTTYVRGEIIFDREEMGTG
- a CDS encoding glycerate kinase; translation: MRILVAPDKFAGTLTAVEAADAIAEGWRRCAPGDDVVTVPMADGGPGFVDVLHSSLGGELLAATVSGPLGEPVPATFLLAGDAAYIESAQACGLALLPLSDDGRTPVPGVAARASTYGVGELIAHAVDAGARRVVVGLGGSGTNDGGAGLLAALGAVATPSEALRGGPESLAGLSALDLAPAKARLDGVELVAASDVDNPLLGLRGATNVFGPQKGLVSDSDRLAADGALTTFADLADRRVADHRGAGAAGGLGYGLLLLGGVREPGFDTVAHAVGLPELVAGVDLVITGEGKLDWQSMSGKVVSGLAALAGPALRPCLAFAGAVQVGNRELRANGIEAAYAMVDIVGADASFGRPRESLAAVAERVARTWSR
- a CDS encoding HesB/IscA family protein codes for the protein MTVQDQVTDGVVLTDGAASKVKALLDQEGRDDLALRIAVQPGGCSGLRYQLFFDERSLDGDVVKDFSGVNVVVDRMSAPYLGGATIDFVDSIEKQGFTIDNPNAGGSCACGDSFH
- the coxB gene encoding cytochrome c oxidase subunit II — translated: MTAAVLLLGTILVLGGCSAQQRDEWSRLALPEGATKETPLIGNLWIGAWIAAFAVGALVWGLIIWAVIAYRRRGDELPKQTRFNIPIEFLYTVAPLFVLVPLFYYTADHQEQLTDTSQEPDLVVNVIGQQWSWTFNYMDEDVHDVGTINDRPTLYLPVNQTVRFDLESPDVIHSFWVPAFYMKMDVIPGHPNAFQVTPDREGSYAGRCAELCGAYHQSMLFNVEVVSEQEYQDHIEQLRETGQEGIIEPPIRGAFDDKVLDDKNTGPTGGDHE